The Lutibacter profundi genome includes a region encoding these proteins:
- the menA gene encoding 1,4-dihydroxy-2-naphthoate octaprenyltransferase, producing MKHYIEAARLRTLPLSISGIIVGSSIAVSQGYFNWIIFILALLTTIGFQVISNFANDYGDGVKGTDNNNRIGPQRAIQSGVITPKQMFKAIKISITVTLIVAILLIYFSFGKDDFFNSSIFFLLGIVSIAAAMKYTMGKKAYGYSGLGDLFVFLFFGLLSVCGSYYLYAKQLDLVIFLPAFSIGFLSIGVLNLNNMRDMESDIISSKNTLVVKIGSRLSKYYHYFLLLFSFLLALLYVVINYKSQIQFLFILAYIPIVKHFIIVYKNTIPKLLDSELKKLAISTFVFSILFGLGEVLSQIF from the coding sequence ATTAAACATTACATAGAAGCAGCTCGTTTAAGAACTTTACCTCTCTCAATTTCTGGAATTATTGTAGGAAGTTCCATTGCGGTTTCTCAAGGTTATTTTAATTGGATTATTTTTATTTTAGCATTGTTAACTACAATAGGATTTCAAGTTATTTCAAACTTTGCTAATGATTATGGTGATGGAGTTAAAGGAACTGATAATAATAACAGAATTGGACCCCAAAGAGCTATACAAAGTGGTGTTATTACTCCCAAACAGATGTTTAAAGCAATTAAAATATCAATTACTGTAACATTAATTGTTGCTATTTTACTTATTTATTTTTCATTTGGGAAAGATGATTTTTTTAATTCAAGTATTTTCTTTCTATTAGGAATTGTTAGTATTGCTGCGGCTATGAAATATACTATGGGTAAAAAAGCTTATGGATATAGTGGTTTAGGAGATTTGTTTGTATTTCTATTTTTTGGTTTATTGAGTGTTTGTGGTAGTTATTATTTATATGCCAAGCAACTAGATTTAGTTATTTTTTTACCAGCTTTTTCTATCGGATTTCTTAGTATTGGAGTTTTAAACCTAAACAATATGCGTGATATGGAAAGTGATATTATTTCTAGTAAAAACACGTTAGTTGTTAAAATTGGAAGTAGACTTTCTAAATACTATCATTACTTTTTATTATTGTTTTCATTTTTACTTGCGTTGTTGTACGTTGTAATTAACTACAAGTCACAAATTCAATTTTTATTTATTTTAGCCTATATACCTATTGTTAAGCATTTTATTATTGTTTATAAAAATACAATACCTAAGCTACTAGATTCTGAATTGAAAAAACTGGCAATAAGTACTTTTGTGTTTTCTATATTGTTTGGTTTAGGAGAGGTTTTATCTCAAATTTTTTAA